A region of Toxorhynchites rutilus septentrionalis strain SRP chromosome 1, ASM2978413v1, whole genome shotgun sequence DNA encodes the following proteins:
- the LOC129761958 gene encoding uncharacterized protein LOC129761958, producing MDIDVDEFMLKSTAGYNFQYIDVKDLDRIIRNVTKNSYFQNQTAPHAPSAEARNTDVRMLSDGEIDEILRTTENDLKEELLAVDGNQNAIECQLELPEEFSDEASTVCSSSASSIVDSPARDSDHSITDEIADIEDNLAFGDDYCFGDARPVENISQSSEEKNRAEPLTSIETYFDFLDSETIVEEVILPPEDNDGDSEGSEYVAPVIKVHSPVKPPSALIRTYENQCKEPVNTVQPVFDFEAIERSSKSSPDCKSASQVCDARSNERMRSSSRKSLLDAFDTFIKITELQKKVCMLIDDIGHCLGKRAEPEDELEQRKLEKRTAEFQIRFQRNYLYQINRLEEDIHIIPKESAELAQKIYQLYRCIYQGLKFYLKNMKYFVIDVSPEKLWTLAKLIFRATKVCVQKKVFDDDDLIVEELYDKCHVLKTRLKEEVQKQKTHSKKSKQTKPSSSVASSSHVQVSKLSMYGATTPFQKKRTKINKSVNLPTKKTLTAAKPNPTKPPKAETVTKPQRGKITAVPIVQSSSSSLNCNKSSMRVRSVRTAAKPIDDVVTMVQQQSDPLANSRLLKEVSSALTKMSNSRDAAISPEVNQQLHQMIIDTIQNITRQQLNQLIPSLEVSERVNERFIYFIMNIF from the exons ATGGATATTGACGTTGATGAGTTCATGTTGAAGTCCACCGCTGgatacaactttcag TACATCGATGTTAAAGATTTGGACCGTATTATAAGGAATGTTACAAAGAATTCCTATTTTCAAAATCAGACTGCACCTCACGCACCGAGTGCTGAGGCGAGGAATACGGATGTTCGGATGTTGTCTGATGGTGAAATAGATGAAATTTTGCGCACCACTGAGAATGATCTGAAGGAGGAGTTGCTTGCTGTTGATGGTAATCAAAACGCTATTGAATGTCAGCTAGAGCTTCCAGAAGAATTTAGTGATGAAGCCTCAACGGTTTGTTCCTCGTCTGCATCGTCGATTGTTGATTCGCCTGCTAGAGACTCCGACCATAGTATCACCGATGAAATAGCCGATATTGAAGATAACTTAGCGTTTGGTGATGATTATTGCTTTGGCGATGCCAGGCCTGTGGAGAACATTTCACAGTCTTCTGAAGAGAAGAATCGCGCCGAACCGCTCACTTCCATAGAGACCTATTTTGATTTTCTCGATTCAGAAACGATTGTGGAAGAGGTGATACTGCCACCAGAAGACAACGATGGCGATTCGGAGGGCTCTGAGTATGTGGCGCCGGTAATCAAGGTTCATTCACCTGTGAAACCCCCATCGGCATTAATCAGAACTTACGAAAACCAATGCAAGGAACCAGTGAACACGGTTCAACCGGTTTTCGATTTCGAAGCAATTGAACGATCCAGCAAGTCTAGCCCGGATTGTAAATCTGCTTCGCAGGTGTGCGACGCTAGATCCAACGAAAGAATGCGATCATCCTCGCGGAAGTCACTTTTAGATGCATTTGACACGTTTATCAAAATTACGGAATTGCAAAAGAAGGTGTGCATGTTGATTGATGATATAGGTCACTGTTTGGGGAAAAGAGCGGAGCCGGAGGATGAGCTCGAACAAAGAAAGCTGGAAAAACGAACAGCCGAATTCCAGATCAGATTCCAGAGAAACTATCTCTATCAGATAAATCGACTGGAAGAagatatccatataataccgaAAGAATCGGCGGAATTGGCTCAGAAAATTTATCAACTTTATAGATGCATTTATCAAGGactgaaattttatttgaagaatatgaagtaTTTTGTAATTGATGTTAGTCCCGAGAAACTTTGGACTTTGGCTAAGCTAATTTTCAGAGCGACAAAGGTTTGCGTTCAAAAGAAAGTTTTTGACGATGATGATTTGATAGTGGAGGAACTATACGACAAATGTCATGTTTTAAAGACACGTTTGAAAGAGGAAGTCCAAAAACAGAAAACACACTCAAAAAAGTCCAAACAGACCAAGCCTTCGAGTAGTGTTGCATCTTCAAGTCACGTTCAGGTCTCGAAACTATCGATGTATGGAGCCACCACTCCGTTTCAAAAGAAGCGTACAAAAATTAACAAGAGTGTTAATCTGCCGACCAAAAAAACTCTAACCGCAGCGAAACCGAACCCAACCAAGCCCCCGAAGGCTGAAACCGTGACAAAGCCTCAACGTGGCAAAATAACTGCGGTCCCAATAGTTCAATCCAGTTCTTCCTCGCTGAACTGCAACAAAAGTTCGATGCGTGTTCGTTCGGTACGCACCGCAGCGAAACCGATCGACGATGTTGTAACCATGGTCCAGCAACAGTCGGATCCCCTAGCCAACTCTCGTCTGCTGAAGGAAGTTTCCAGTGCTCTCACGAAGATGTCCAACAGTCGGGATGCTGCCATCAGTCCGGAGGTCAACCAACAGCTGCACCAGATGATTATAGACACAATACAGAACATTACCCGACAACAGCTGAATCAATTGATACCATCGCTTGAGGTGAGTGAACGTGTGAATGAAcgtttcatttatttcattatgaatatattttaa
- the LOC129775575 gene encoding pre-mRNA-processing factor 17, giving the protein MLGLLAYTGGSSSSSDDSEQEESESGRTKGSSKPNSTPKEDELIHLKSAVDSSLSVAKTLQICAAPMVVPTGQVEVSRVVAPNMKELNYNPKYEELFAPVAGPTNPFLTEQMKAPKNMLTGFVETAHISEFQFENQRKTFHSYGYALDPSVDGGSAAPVGSDEGPSYVGHLQAAYDTDGKTVFESSKPNRLGDKRKRLKNDNPEDVEGFLGPWGKFENEETVARPNDQERAEIEEMMAKKQRRNRMVEDKPIEEKSVLHIKDSVDYQGRSFLHPPHDVGVNLRKSGAPDRCFLPKAHIHTWTGHTKGISAIRWFPKSAHLLLSCSMDARIKIWEVYNERRCVRTYSGHRQAVRDVSFNNRGDKFVSAGYDRYLKLWDTETGDVISRFSSRKIPFCVKFHPDYNKQHLFVAGTSDKKIICWDTRSGEIVQEYDRHLGAVNTITFVDENRRFVTTSDDKSLRVWEWDIPVDMKYIADPTMHSMPAVTLSPNGKWLACQSLDNKIVIFSAINRFKMNRKKTFTGHMVSGYACNLDFSPDMSYLVSGDGDGKCYIWDWKTTKLYKKWQAHENVCIAALWHPHEASKLVTAGWDGVIKYWD; this is encoded by the exons ATGTTGGGCCTGCTAGCATATACAGgtggaagcagcagcagcagcgatgATTCGGAGCAGGAAGAATCAGAAAGCGGTCGGACGAAAGGTTCAAGCAAACCCAATTCCACCCCAAAGGAAGACGAATTGATACATTTGAAATCTGCAGTGGACAGCTCCCTATCAGTGGCGAAAACGTTGCAAATATGCGCCGCCCCAATGGTGGTTCCAACG ggtCAGGTAGAGGTATCACGAGTAGTTGCTCCAAATATGAAGGAGCTAAACTACAATCCGAAATACGAGGAGCTTTTTGCACCGGTTGCGGGACCCACGAACCCTTTCCTGACGGAGCAGATGAAGGCACCGAAAAACATGCTGACGGGATTCGTGGAAACTGCACACATTAGCGAATTCCAATTCGAAAATCAGCGCAAGACCTTCCACAGCTATGGGTATGCGTTGGATCCATCCGTGGATGGAGGAAGCGCAGCGCCAGTCGGAAGCGACGAAGGACCCAGCTATGTTGGACATTTGCAAGCAGCCTATGATACCGACGGGAAGACGGTGTTTGAGTCGTCCAAACCGAATCGATTGGGTGACAAAAGAaaacgattgaaaaacgataacCCAGAGGATGTGGAAGGGTTCCTAGGGCCATGGGGTAAATTTGAGAACGAGGAAACTGTCGCTCGCCCCAATGATCAGGAACGAGCTGAAATCGAGGAAATGATGGCGAAAAAGCAGCGACGGAATCGTATGGTTGAAGATAAACCAATCGAGGAGAAATCGGTGCTCCATATTAAGGATTCGGTTGACTATCAGGGAAGATCATTCCTGCATCCGCCTCACGATGTGGGAGTCAATCTGCGGAAGAGTGGAGCGCCCGATCGATGCTTCCTTCCGAAGGCTCACATCCACACCTGGACAGGGCATACCAAGGGGATTTCTGCTATTCGATGGTTCCCAAAGTCTGCTCACTTACTGCTGTCGTGTAGTATGGATGCCAGAATCAAAATATGGGAGGTTTACAACGAACGGCGGTGTGTGCGAACGTATTCGGGCCACAGACAAGCCGTACGTGACGTTAGTTTCAACAATCGTGGCGACAAGTTTGTTTCCGCCGGATATGATCGATACTTGAAGCTCTGGGATACGGAGACAGGAGATGTGATATCGAGGTTTAGCTCGCGGAAAATTCCCTTCTGCGTCAAATTTCACCCGGACTACAACAAGCAGCATCTGTTCGTGGCGGGAACGTCTGATAAGAAAATAATTTGC TGGGACACTCGCAGTGGAGAAATCGTCCAGGAGTACGACCGACATTTGGGTGCCGTCAACACGATTACCTTTGTGGACGAGAACAGACGGTTCGTTACCACGTCTGATGACAAAAGTTTACGCGTCTGGGAATGGGACATTCCGGTGGATATGAAGTATATTGCCGACCCTACGATGCACTCGATGCCTGCGGTCACCCTTTCGCCCAACGGAAAGTGGCTCGCCTGCCAGAGCTTGGACAATAAGATTGTTATTTTCTCCGCCATCAATCGGTTCAAAATGAATCGGAAGAAGACCTTCACGGGCCATATGGTGTCGGGATACGCGTGCAATTTGGACTTCTCGCCGGATATGAG TTACCTTGTCTCTGGTGATGGCGATGGCAAATGTTATATCTGGGATTGGAAGACAACTAAGCTGTACAAGAAGTGGCAAGCGCACGAGAACGTATGCATCGCAGCACTGTGGCATCCGCACGAAGCCAGCAAACTCGTGACGGCAGGATGGGATGGAGTTATCAAATATTGggattga